The Christiangramia salexigens genome includes the window GTACGTTCTACTGTGATCGCACCGGCGTAGGCCATGATACGTGCAAGTAATCCTGCTCTCATGGTTTCCTTAGCCGCCACGTAATAAATGTTCATTTTAGGCTGCCAGATATAACCTACATTTTTAATACTGTCTACCCTTCCGCTAAGACTTGCATTGAACACATGGAACATTGCGGTCACATCTGCAAAATAAGTTTGATGATTGCTAACGAATAATACATTGGTATCGGGTAGATTTTTGATAATTTCAGATCCTTCAATCTGCAATTCATTAAACCCTCTATATCGTCTATGGGTGAGCACGCCAAAAATACGGATCAACCACTTTTTAAGCACTAAATAATGTCCAAATGGATTCTTCTTGAATAAGCCCATCGCTCACCAGGTTTATGTATGGTTTTTATTATACTTATAGCCTTAAGCCGCAAATATACTAATATGAATAAAATTAAATCTTAAGAAGGAGCTCTCTAATCTCACTAAGCATCATCCCGGTTGCTCCCCAAACAATGTGACCATTTAATTTATAGGCCGGTACGTTTATATTTTTCGCATAAGAAGTACTAAGATTTTCTGTGATTACATTGCGGTCATCCATAAAATCACTAAGTTTTACTTCAAGTATCTCTTCAACTTCCGACTCTTGTGGTACCATCACTGGTGTCCTTTCTAATATTCCCATAAATGGCTGCACCCAGAAATTTGAAGGGGGTATATAAAGCCGGGTTAATTTTTTCAGGACCTGTATGTTATTTTTAGGAATACCCACTTCTTCTTCAGTTTCCCTTAAAGCGGTTTCCTGAAGATCTTTATCGATCTCCTCCACTCTTCCCCCGGGAAAGCCTATTTGATTAGAATGAACGCCTTTATAGGTTTTTCTAAGAATAAGGACCAGTTTGGTTTCCCATTCCACTCCGGGATAAAAAACAGCCATGACTCCCGCTTCATTAGGATTCCTCTCAGAGACATTTATTTTGGACAGCTCCTCTATCCTCAAGAATGGCGCAAGTTTTTTATGGGCCATCTCCCCGGGAAGCGCCATTTTTTTTAACTTTGAAATCCTGTTTTTAAAATTTTCGAATTCCATGTTCAGAAATATTTCTTCTATAGCAATTATTAGCCTAGTTCTTGTCTTCGCAAGTTGTGAAGATAAGCAAAGTTCCTCACATAAAACGGGTAAAGACCTCTCACCTTCCGAGCTGAAAGCGCAGAAAAAGGAGGATTCCATCAAACAAGCCCGTGACAGCATTTTTGAATTAAGAAAGCAGGAACTTGCAAGAGCAGAAGAAGAAAGCAAAATAGAAAACAATGAGATTTTCCCAATTGCTCAGGAACAGCTTATCCCTAAGCTTACAGAATATGGAAAAAAAAATCAGGAAACCAGAGTCAGAATAAAGACCAAATTCGGAAATATGGATGTAGAGCTCTACCGCGATACTCCTCTGCATCGTGCTAATTTCATCATGCTGGTCAAGAATAAGTATTTCAATGATACCTTTTTTCATCGTGTGGCACCGGGCTTTGTAATTCAGGGAGGTAATGCCGACAATCAATCTACAGCAAGCATGCGTGCAGATGTTGGTAATTATTTAATCCCCAGTGAATTCGATGCCGGTCACAAACACAGCTACGGGGCTTTTTCTGCAGCGAAATACGCTGAACAGAATGTAAGCAAGGCTTCCTCTCCTTTTGAATTCTTTATTGTAATGGATAAGAACGGTACACCGCATTTAAATAATGATCATACTGTATTTGGCAGGGTGATTAGCGGAATGGATGTAGCTGAAAAGATAGCACAGGTAAAGACCGGGGAATCGGAATGGCCTATAAATAATGTTGAAATGGATATCGAGATCCTGGACTAATTACTGAAGAGCGTAATAATTATAATCTGTGATCACCCTTTGAACAAAATCAAAAGGTTTTTCTTCCATCTGGACGTCCAGTAATTCGGCGATCTTAGCGCTCAAAGAGAGAATAATATTATGATTCCCCTCACGTTTCGCAGATAGATATAATTCTTTGATCTCCTGAATATCCTGATCGCTTAATATTGTTACCTGAGGGTATTTTGGAATATAATTCTCTGGGATATCATTGTAAAGTGAGGCGCTGAAACCCATTCGTTTTTTTTCAGATATAACCGTTGTTCCCGCGGCAATATCTCCTAAACGTTGGCCTTTACCATTAAACAGAATAATTACAACAGCCAGGCCTCCACTGGTAAGGCTTATGTCTATGATCCTTAAAAGCCATCTGATAAGAAAACCTGAAAACTCAGGTCTCGAACCATCCTTCTTTACCACTCTTAACTGAAGTAAGGCTTTACCGGGACTACGCCCGTTCCAGAAACTTTCCCATATTAAATGATATAAAAATGATGGTAGACCCAAAACCAGGTAAAACATCATCCCCTCTCTTTCTGCGCCCAGTCCTGCTATTATAAGGTTAGCAATGATAATATAGATCACTATGATAGCCAGATCTACGATGAATGCCAGAATGCGTTCACCAATCCCCGCTACATTCTGTTCAATGCTAATATTTTGAACAGTTTCAATTTGAAAGTTATCCATTAAATATGTTTCTTTGAGTTCTAATCATGAAAACATGCGCGAGGCTGCTTTTATAAAGCAAAATAAAGATAAATGGCTTAAGTATGAAAGCCTCCTCCAAAATAATACATCGCCGTCACCACAACATATCTCTGATCTCTATGTGGAATTAAGCGATGACCTTAGTTACGCAAAAACCTATTATCCCAAAAGCAATATCACACAATATCTTAACGGTCTCGCATCTAATGCACATCAAAAGATCTACCGTTCAAAAAAAGAATCCGGTAACCGGCTAATCAGTTTTTTCACAAAAGAGTTTCCTGCAGGTTTTTATAAGTTTCAAAAACAACTACTGCTTAGCTTCCTGATTTTCCTGTTGTTTTCACTTATAGGTTCCTATAGCGCCGCCACAGATCTTTCTTTTGTCCGGTCTATAGTTGGAGATGCTTATGTAAATATGACTTTAGAGAACATTTCAAATAATGATCCTATGGCGGTTTATAAAGAAGCTTCTCAAACGGATATGTTTTTAGGCATTACGCTCAATAATATCAGGGTATCCCTCATGGCCTTTGTTTTTGGAGTTCTTGCAGGAGTAGGAACTGTATTCCTCCTTATGCAGAATGCGATAATGCTGGGCAGTTTTCAATATTTCTTTTACGAAAAAGGACTTCTTTGGGAATCTGCCCGTACAATATGGATACATGGAACTATTGAGATCTCTGTGATTATAGTCGCGGGTTGTGCCGGCCTTGTGGTTGGAAAAAGTATGCTGTTCCCGGGAACCTACTCGCGTCTTAATTCTTTTATGATAGGCGTTAAAGATGGTTTAAAGATCGTGATAAGTACGATCCCATTTTTCATAATTGCCGGTTTCCTTGAAGGCTTTGTAACCCGTATCACATCCATGCCAGATTGGTTGGCCATTTTCATCATTAGTGGATCTCTTTTACTGGTCCTCTTCTATTATGTTTTTTATCCTTTATATCTAAACAACAAAATCCAAAATGACTCAGGAGCCCATTCAATTTAAAAAACAGCGTGAGCTGGGAGAAATTCTTAATTCAACATTTAAATTCTTAAGAGAGAATTATAAAGAAGTCTTCAAAATTTTTATAAAACTGCTAAGTCCGGCATTTATAATTTTAGTGGGTGCCGCTGCGTATTATTCCTGGATATCCTCTGGAAGCATGTCTATATTTGGTGCGGAGGGTAGTTCAAGTTTCATAATTGCGATGGCAGTATTATTTGTAGCCTACTGGTTCTATATAACTGCAATGACGGGAACGGTTTATCATATAATCTTATCTTATGTGACCAATAGCGGGAAGATAAGACATGAGGATGTAAAACATGGTATAAGAAGAGATTTTGCAAAATTGCTAATATTAACCCTCATTTCATGGATCATGATCTTTGCTGGAACGCTCTTTTTCATTATACCCGGTATCTTTTTAATGGTTCCGTTAAGTTTATCTGCGGCGATCATGGTCTTCCAGCGAAAAGGTATTTCTGAAAGTATTTCAGACTCGTTCTATTTGATTAAAGAGAACTGGTGGATGACCTTCGCCAGTATACTTTGTATTGGACTCATTGTTTACATGATAAGTCTGGTATTCCAGATCCCAACAATTATATATTATGTGATCAAGATCATGACCTCGGCATCACAGGGTTCTGCTGCAAACCCATCAGAACTACTTGGCACCGGGTATATAGTGATCAATACCATTTCCACGATGATCCAGTATTTGGTCTATGCGATCACACCAATAGCTATGGCCCTGGTCTACTTTAATCTCAATGAGAAAAAGCATTTTACCGGAACCTATGAAACCATAGAAAATCTAGGCAAAAACACATAATATTGAAGACCTCACTTTCAATTTTCATATTTACGATCATGATCTTCTGTGGTTATTCACAACAGGCAGATTCACTGTATCCGGGAAAGAATATTGAATTTAAGGAAAAGTCTCAACTAACTCCGGTGAAGTTCGATGAGAAATATATTCAGGAGCTTAAAGAACAGGATGAATTTAATTATCTCAAAACAGAAGAAAAGGATAGCTGGTGGACCAGATTCAAAAAATATCTCAATGCCAGGTATAATCAATTCATCAACTGGCTTTTTGGAGATTACCAGCCTAACTCCATAATAGGATTTATAATTTCAATATTTCCGTACATCATTCTTGGTGTATTAATAGGGTTAATTATCTGGTTCTTTTCCAAACTCGATCCCGGGAAACATATTCTTCAAAGTCCTAATGAGCCGCAGGTATTTTTAAGTGAAGAAGAAGAACTTATAAAGAATGAGGATCTTGAAGGCCTAATTCAGGATGCCATCAATAATGAAGAATTCAGGCTGGCGATAAGATATCAATATCTCAATGAACTGCGACGTCTGGATGAACTGAACTGGATAGATTATCAATTTCAGAAAACCAACCGGGACTACTTTCAGGAAATTAAAAAGGAAAGCATCCGTAATAAATTCTCTGAGATCACTAAACTATATGAGTTCATTTGGTATGGTAGCTTTGAGGTTTCAAAACGGGATTATGCATTAGCAGAGAAAGGGTTTTTGCAGATGGAACAACTATTAAAAGCGGTTCACCATGAATAAGACCTACAAGATCAGTTTTGGGATCATATTAATTTTGATCATAGGGCTTACCTGGCTGGAAAGCAATGAAGCCGAACCGGTGAACTGGAACCCAAGCTTTACGTCATCAGATAAGATCCCATTAGGAGCATTTGT containing:
- a CDS encoding NUDIX hydrolase, which produces MEFENFKNRISKLKKMALPGEMAHKKLAPFLRIEELSKINVSERNPNEAGVMAVFYPGVEWETKLVLILRKTYKGVHSNQIGFPGGRVEEIDKDLQETALRETEEEVGIPKNNIQVLKKLTRLYIPPSNFWVQPFMGILERTPVMVPQESEVEEILEVKLSDFMDDRNVITENLSTSYAKNINVPAYKLNGHIVWGATGMMLSEIRELLLKI
- a CDS encoding stage II sporulation protein M, whose translation is MREAAFIKQNKDKWLKYESLLQNNTSPSPQHISDLYVELSDDLSYAKTYYPKSNITQYLNGLASNAHQKIYRSKKESGNRLISFFTKEFPAGFYKFQKQLLLSFLIFLLFSLIGSYSAATDLSFVRSIVGDAYVNMTLENISNNDPMAVYKEASQTDMFLGITLNNIRVSLMAFVFGVLAGVGTVFLLMQNAIMLGSFQYFFYEKGLLWESARTIWIHGTIEISVIIVAGCAGLVVGKSMLFPGTYSRLNSFMIGVKDGLKIVISTIPFFIIAGFLEGFVTRITSMPDWLAIFIISGSLLLVLFYYVFYPLYLNNKIQNDSGAHSI
- a CDS encoding RDD family protein, which translates into the protein MDNFQIETVQNISIEQNVAGIGERILAFIVDLAIIVIYIIIANLIIAGLGAEREGMMFYLVLGLPSFLYHLIWESFWNGRSPGKALLQLRVVKKDGSRPEFSGFLIRWLLRIIDISLTSGGLAVVIILFNGKGQRLGDIAAGTTVISEKKRMGFSASLYNDIPENYIPKYPQVTILSDQDIQEIKELYLSAKREGNHNIILSLSAKIAELLDVQMEEKPFDFVQRVITDYNYYALQ
- a CDS encoding DUF4129 domain-containing protein; the encoded protein is MKTSLSIFIFTIMIFCGYSQQADSLYPGKNIEFKEKSQLTPVKFDEKYIQELKEQDEFNYLKTEEKDSWWTRFKKYLNARYNQFINWLFGDYQPNSIIGFIISIFPYIILGVLIGLIIWFFSKLDPGKHILQSPNEPQVFLSEEEELIKNEDLEGLIQDAINNEEFRLAIRYQYLNELRRLDELNWIDYQFQKTNRDYFQEIKKESIRNKFSEITKLYEFIWYGSFEVSKRDYALAEKGFLQMEQLLKAVHHE
- a CDS encoding peptidylprolyl isomerase, with product MFRNISSIAIISLVLVFASCEDKQSSSHKTGKDLSPSELKAQKKEDSIKQARDSIFELRKQELARAEEESKIENNEIFPIAQEQLIPKLTEYGKKNQETRVRIKTKFGNMDVELYRDTPLHRANFIMLVKNKYFNDTFFHRVAPGFVIQGGNADNQSTASMRADVGNYLIPSEFDAGHKHSYGAFSAAKYAEQNVSKASSPFEFFIVMDKNGTPHLNNDHTVFGRVISGMDVAEKIAQVKTGESEWPINNVEMDIEILD